In the genome of Manis javanica isolate MJ-LG chromosome 17, MJ_LKY, whole genome shotgun sequence, one region contains:
- the ZNF260 gene encoding zinc finger protein 260 — MLESLQPETDLLQHDQILTREKSYECNECGKTFSLKENLIEHRKMHTGEKSHKCTECGKVFSRVSSLTLHLRSHTGKKPYKCNKCGRAFSQKVNFLSHQKQHTGEKPYECGKVSIQMPSLIKHQRNHTGNKPYACKECGKAFNGKSYLTEHEKIHTGEKPFECNQCGRAFSQKQYLIKHQNIHSGKKPFKCNECGKAFSQKENLIIHQRIHTGEKPYECKGCGKAFIQKSSLIRHQRSHTGEKPYICKECGKAFSGKSNLTEHEKIHIGEKPYKCNECGTIFRQKQYLIKHHNIHTGEKPYECNKCGKAFSRITSLIVHVRIHTGDKPYECKICGKAFCQSSSLTVHMRSHTGEKPYGCNECGKAFSQFSTLALHMRIHTGEKPYRCSECGKAFSQKSHHIRHQRIHTH; from the coding sequence ATGTTGGAAAGCCTTCAGCCTGAAACAGATCTCCTTCAGCATGATCAAATTCTTACTAGAGAGAAATCttatgaatgtaatgaatgtggaaaaACCTTTAGTCTGAAAGAAAATCTCATAGAGCATAGGAAAATGCATACTGGAGAGAAATCACATAAATGCACTGAATGTGGTAAAGTATTCTCTAGAGTCTCATCCCTTACTCTACATTTGAGAAGTCATACAGGAAAGAAAccatataaatgtaataaatgtgGAAGAGCCTTCAGCCAGAAGGTTAACTttctttctcatcagaaacagcatactggagagaaaccttatgaatgtgGAAAAGTTTCTATTCAGATGCCAAGCCTCATTAAACACCAGAGAAACCATACTGGGAACAAACCCTATGcgtgtaaggaatgtgggaaagccttcaatggcaagtCATATCTCACTGAGCATGAGAAaattcatacaggagagaaaccatTTGAATGTAATCAATGTGGAAGAGCCTTTAGTCAAAAGCAATACCTCATTAAACATCAGAATATCCATAGTGGGAAGAAACCCTTTAAATGTAATGAGTGTGGGAAAGCATTTAGCCAGAAGGAAAACCTCATTATCCATCAAAGAAtacatactggagagaaaccttatgaatgtaaaGGGTGTGGGAAAGCTTTCATTCAGAAGTCAAGCCTCATTAGACACCAGAGAAgtcatacaggagagaaaccctatatATGTAAGGAGTGTGGAAAAGCCTTTAGTGGAAAATCGAATCTCACTGAGCATGAGAAAATTCATATTGGAGAGAAACCttataaatgtaatgaatgtggaacAATCTTCAGGCAGAAGCAATACCTCATTAAACATCACAATATTCATACAGGGGAGAAGCCCTATGAATGTAAtaaatgtgggaaagccttctcTAGAATCACATCACTTATTGTACATGTGAGAATTCATACAGGTGATAAACCTTACGAATGTAAAATATGTGGGAAAGCCTTCTGTCAAAGCTCATCTCTTACTGTTCATATGAGAAGCCATACAGGTGAGAAGCCCTATGGTTgtaatgaatgtggaaaagccttctcTCAGTTCTCAACTCTTGCTCTACATATGAGAATCCACACTGGAGAAAAACCTTATCGGTGTAGTGAATGTGGGAAAGCTTTTAGCCAGAAGTCTCATCATATTAGACACCAGAGAATTCATACTCATTAA